Within Fusobacterium periodonticum ATCC 33693, the genomic segment CGCAGAAAGAATAAAACAAAAATTGATGGAACTTGAAAATATAAATGTTCCATTGGAAACTATTGATATTACTTATTATCGTGATGATATTGATAGGAAAAATTTTGATTTAGATATAAAAAATACAGAATTTAAAACTAATTTAACAGGGAAAGTTGTTGTTATAGTTGATGATGTACTATATACAGGAAGAACTATAAGAGCAGGTCTTGATGCAATTCTTAGTAAGTCAAGACCAGCTAAAATTCAACTAGCTTGTTTAATTGATAGAGGACACCGTGAATTACCAATAAGGGCAGATTTTATAGGGAAAAATATTCCAACATCTCATTCTGAAAATATAGAAGTATATTTAAAGGAATTAGACGGAAGGGAAGAAGTTGTAATATTGTAATTAGTTATAACTACCTATTTAGAATGTCCTAGAATTTTAATTTTATGACCTTCTAAGTAGAGTAGAACTATTTAGGAGGTTTTTTTATGAAAAATTTGTTATCTATGGAAGATTTAACAAATGAAGAAATATTATCCTTAGTAAAGAGAGCTTTAGAACTAAAAAAAGGTGCAGAGAATAAAAAAAGAAATGATTTGTTTGTAGCAAATTTATTTTTTGAAAACTCTACTCGTACAAAAAAGAGTTTTGAAGTAGCAGAAAAGAAATTAAATCTTAATGTGGTCGATTTTGAAGTATCAACTTCTTCTGTTCAAAAGGGAGAAACTCTTTATGATACTTGCAAAACCTTAGAAATGATAGGGGTTAATATGTTGGTTATCAGACATTCAGAAAATGAATACTATAAGCAACTTGAAAATTTAAAAATCCCTATAATAAATGGTGGTGATGGAAGTGGAGAACATCCTTCACAATGTCTTTTAGATATTATGACTATATATGAAACTTATGGTAAATTTGAAGGTTTAAATATAATAATTGCTGGAGATATAAAAAATTCAAGAGTGGCAAGAAGTAACAAGAAAGCACTTACAAGATTAGGAGCAAAAGTTAGTTTTGTAGCACCTGAAATTTGGAAAGATGAAAGTCTAGGGGAGTTTGTAAATTTTGATGATGTAATAGAAAAAGTAGATATCTGTATGCTTTTAAGAGTTCAACATGAAAGACATACAGATAGTAAAGAAAAAACAGAATTCTCAAAAGAAAATTATCATAAAAATTATGGTTTAACAGAAGAGAGATACAAAAGATTAAAAGAGGGAGCAATTATAATGCATCCAGCTCCTGTAAATAGGGATGTAGAGATAGCAGATAGCTTAGTTGAAAGTGAAAAATCTCGTATATTTGAACAAATGAAAAATGGTATGTTTATGAGACAAGCAATACTTGAATATATCATAGATAAAAATAATTTGTAGAAAGGTAGGGTTTATGTTATTAAAAAATTGTAAGATTTTAAAGAATGGTAAATTTAAAAAAGTAGATATTTTAATAAAAGATGACAAAATTGAAAAAATTTCAGAAAATATAAATATTATAGATGAAAATACAATAGATGTTAAAAATAGATTTGTGACAGCAGGTTTCATAGATGCTCATGTTCATTGGAGAGAGCCTGGATTTTCAAAAAAAGAAACAGTTTATACAGCTTCAAGAGCAGCAGCAAGGGGAGGATTTACAACAGTTATGACTATGCCTAACCTAAATCCTGTTCCTGATAGTGTGGAAACTTTAAATAAACAATTAGAAATTATAGAAAAGGACTCTGTAATTAGAGCAATACCTTATGGGGCAATAACAAAAGAAGAATATGGTAGAGAACTTTCAGATATGGAAGACATAGCAGATAAAGTATTTGCCTTTACTGATGATGGTAGAGGAGTCCAAAGTGCTAATGTTATGTATGAAGCAATGCTTATGGGTTCTAAATTAAACAAGGCTATTGTTGCACACTGTGAAGATAATTCTCTTATAAGAGGTGGAGCAATGCACGAAGGGAAAAGAAGTGCAGAGCTTGGAATAAAAGGAATACCTTCAATCTGTGAATCAACTCAAATAGCAAGAGATATACTTTTAGCAGAAGCAGCTGATTGTCACTATCATGTATGTCATATATCAGCTAAGGAATCAGTTAGAGCAGTAAGAGAAGGAAAAAAGAATAATATAAGAGTAACTTGTGAAGTTACACCACACCACTTATTGAGTTGTGATGAAGATATAAAAGAAGATAATGGAATGTGGAAGATGAATCCACCTTTAAGAGGAAGAGAAGATAGAGATGCTTTAATAGTTGGGATTTTAGATGGAACAATAGATATTATTGCAACTGACCATGCACCACATACTATGGAAGAAAAAATTAGAGGTATAGAAAAATCTTCATTTGGTATAGTTGGTTCAGAAACTGCTTTTGCACAACTTTATACAAAGTTTGTTAAAACAGATATATTCTCTTTGGAATTATTAGTTAAGTTAATGTCAGAGAATGTTGCAAAAATATTTGACTTACCTTATGGAAAATTGGAAGAAAATTCTTTTGCAGATATAGTTGTAATAGATTTAGAAAAAGAAATGACAATCAAACCAGAAGAGTTTTTAAGCAAAGGAAAGAACACACCTTATGCTAATGAAAAAGTAAGTGGAATACCAGTTTTAACTATAAGTAATGGAAAAGTTGCTTATGTAAATAAAGAAGAAATTAATTTATAATAAAAGGAGATGCAGTTATGTACAACAGACAACTAATTTTAGAAGATGGAACTGTCTATAAAGGTTATGCCTTTGGAGCTGATGTAGAAAATGTAGGGGAAGTAGTTTTTAATACTTCAATGACAGGTTATCAAGAAATTTTATCAGACCCTTCATACAATGGTCAAATAGTTACATTGACATATCCACTTATAGGAAACTATGGGATAAATCGTGATGATTTTGAATCAATGAAACCTTGTATAAAAGGAATGATAGTTAAAGAAGTGTGTACAACACCTTCAAATTTTAGAAGTGAAAAAACTCTTGATGAGGCTTTAAAAGAATTTGGAATACCAGGAATTTATGGTATTGATACAAGAGCATTAACAAGAAAACTTCGTTCAAAGGGAGTTGTAAAAGGTTGTCTTGTTTCAATAGACAAAAATGTTGATGAAGTTGTAGCTGAACTAAAGAAAACAGTTTTACCTACTAACCAAATAGAACAAGTTTCATCAAAATCTATATCTCCTGCTTTAGGAAGAGGTAGAAGAGTAGTTCTAGTAGATTTAGGAATGAAAATTGGTATAGTTAGAGAATTAGTGTCAAGAGGTTGTGATGTAATAGTAGTTCCTTATAATACAACTGCTGAGGAAGTTTTAAGATTAGAACCAGATGGAGTAATGCTTACAAATGGACCTGGTGACCCAGAAGATGCAAAAGAAAGTATTGAAATGATAAAAGGAATTATTGATAAGGTAACTATTTTTGGAATTTGTATGGGACATCAATTAGTTTCTCTTGCTTGTGGAGCAAAAACATATAAGTTAAAGTTTGGACATAGAGGAGGAAATCATCCTGTTAAAAATATCTTAACTGGTAGAGTTGATATAACATCTCAAAATCATGGATATGCAGTTGATATAGATTCATTAAAAGATACAGATTTAGAGCTTACCCATATAGCAATAAATGATAGAAGTTGTGAAGGAGTAAGACATAAAAAATATCCAGTGTTCACTGTGCAATTCCACCCAGAAGCAGCAGCTGGACCACATGATACAAGTTATTTATTTGATGAATTTATAAAAAATATCGATAAAAATATGAAATAATAGGAGTGAGATAAATGCCAAAAAGAAAAGATATAAAAACTATACTTGTAATAGGTTCAGGACCAATAATAATAGGACAAGCTGCTGAGTTTGACTATGCAGGAACACAAGCTTGTCTATCTTTAAGAGAAGAAGGATATGAAGTAATACTTGTAAACTCAAACCCTGCAACAATAATGACAGATAAAGAGATTGCAGATAAAGTATATATAGAGCCATTAACTGTTGAATTTTTATCAAAAATTATAAGAAAAGAAAGACCTGATGCACTTTTACCTACATTAGGAGGACAAGTTGCTTTAAACTTAGCAGTTTCATTGCATGAAAGTGGAGTTTTAGATGAATGTGGAGTTGAAATTTTAGGAACAAAGTTGACTTCAATAAAACAAGCAGAAGACAGAGAATTATTTAGAGATTTAATGAATGAATTAAACGAGCCTGTACCTGACTCTGCAATAGTTCACACATTAGAAGAAGCTGAAAAATTTGTAAAAGAAATAGGTTACCCTGTTATAGTAAGACCTGCATTTACAATGGGAGGAACAGGAGGAGGAATTTGTTACAATGATGAAGATTTACAAGAAATTGTACCAAATGGATTAAACTATTCACCAGTTCATCAATGTTTGCTTGAAAAATCAATAGCTGGATACAAAGAAATAGAATATGAAGTTATGAGAGATAGCAATGACACTGCAATAGTTGTATGTAATATGGAAAATATTGACCCTGTTGGAATACATACAGGAGATTCAATAGTTGTTGCACCTTGTTTAACATTGACTGATAGAGAAAATCATATGTTAAGAGATGTTTCATTGAAAATTATAAGAGCATTAAAAATTGAAGGTGGATGTAATGTACAAATAGCACTTGACCCTGATTCTTTTAAATACTATATAATAGAAGTAAATCCAAGAGTTTCTCGTTCATCTGCACTTGCTTCAAAGGCAACTGGTTATCCAATAGCAAAGATAGCTGCAAAGATAGCAGTTGGAATGACTTTAGATGAAATTATAAATCCTGTTACTAATTCATCTTATGCTTGTTTTGAACCAGCAATAGACTATGTTGTAACAAAAATTCCAAGATTTCCATTTGATAAATTTGGAGATGGAGATAGATATCTAGGTACTCAAATGAAAGCAACAGGCGAAGTTATGGCAATAGGTAGAACTTTGGAAGAATCTTTACTTAAAGCTATAAGATCACTTGAATATGGAGTACATCACTTAGGTTTACCTAATGGAGAAGAATTTTCATTAGAAAAGATAATTAAAAGAATTAAATTAGCTGGAGATGAAAGATTATTCTTTATAGGTGAAGCATTAAGAAGAAATGTAAGTATAGAAGAAATTCATGAATATACAAAAATAGATTTATTCTTCTTAAATAAAATGAAGAATATAATAGATTTAGAACATCTATTAAAAGATAATAAAGGAAATATTGAACTTTTAAGAAAGGTTAAAACTTTTGGTTTCTCAGATAGAGTTATAGCTCATAGATGGGGAATGACTGAGGCAGAAATAACAGAACTAAGACATAAACATAATATAAGACCTGTATATAAAATGGTTGATACTTGTGCTGCTGAATTTGACTCTAATACTCCATATTTTTATTCAACTTATGAATTTGAAAATGAATCAACAAGAAGTGATAAAGAAAAAATAGTTGTTCTTGGTTCAGGACCTATAAGAATAGGACAAGGAATAGAATTTGACTATGCAACAGTACATGCTATTATGGCAATTAAAAAATTAGGTTATGAAGCAATAGTAATAAATAATAACCCTGAAACTGTATCAACAGATTTTTCAATCTCAGATAAGCTATATTTTGAACCTTTAACACAAGAAGATGTTATGGAAATCTTAGATTTAGAAAAACCACTTGGTGTTGTTGTACAATTTGGAGGACAAACTGCAATTAACCTAGCAGATAAATTAGTAAAAAATGGAATACAAATTTTAGGAAGTTCTCTTGATTCAATAGATACAGCTGAAGATAGAGATAGATTTGAAAAATTACTTATAGAATTAAAGATTCCACAACCATTAGGAAAAACAGCTTTTGATGTTGAAACTGCATTAAAGAATGCAAATGAAATTGGATATCCTGTATTAGTTAGACCATCTTATGTACTTGGTGGTAGAGCTATGGAAATAGTATATAATGATGAAGATTTAAAGAAATATATGGAAAAAGCAGTGCATATAAATCCTGAACATCCAGTATTAATTGATAGATATTTGATAGGTAAAGAAATAGAAGTTGATGCTATATCTGATGGAGAAAATACATTTATCCCTGGAATAATGGAACATATTGAAAGAGCAGGAGTACATAGTGGAGACTCAATCTCAATATATCCTCCTCAAAGTTTATCTCAAAAAGAAATTGAAACTTTGATAGATTATACAAAAAAATTAGCTAGTGGTTTAAAAGTTAAAGGACTTATAAATATTCAATATGTTGTAAGCAAGGGAGAAATATATGTACTTGAAGTAAACCCAAGAGCTTCAAGAACAGTTCCATTCTTAAGTAAGGTTACAGGAGTTCCTGTTGCAAATATAGCTATGCAATGTATCTTAGGTAAAAAATTAAGAGATTTAGGCTTTACAAAAGATATTGCAGACGTAGGAAATTTTGTTTCTGTAAAAGTACCTGTATTCAGTTTCCAAAAATTAAAGAATGTTGACACAACATTAGGACCTGAAATGAAATCAACAGGAGAAGTTATAGGAACAGATGTAAATTTAGAAAAAGCACTATATAAAGGACTTACAGCTGCTGGAATAAAAATTAAAGATTATGGTAGAGTACTATTTACAATAGATGATAAAAATAAAGAAGCTGCATTAAATCTTGCAAAAGGTTTCTCTGATGTAGGATTCTCAATTGTAGCAACAGAAGGAACAGGAACATATTTTGAAGGACATGGACTAAAAGTTAAAAAAGTTGGAAAAATAGATAATTCAGATTACAGTGTCTTAGATGCAATACAAAATGGAGATGTAGATATAGTAATAAATACTACAACAAAAGGTAAATCTAGTGAGAAAGATGGATTTAAAATTAGAAGAAAAGCTACTGAACATGGAGTAATTTGTTTCACATCACTTGATACTGCAAATGCATTATTAAGAGTTATTGAATCAATGTCCTTCAGAGTACAATCACTATAGAATTGTAAGGGGCTGTTGCAAAATAATAAAAAGTAAAAAATAGTTCGTTACTGAGTAAATTTCTTAACGATAAAAAATCAAGAATTCGCTGCAAATCAGGAAACTCGTTACACTCAAACACTCCTGAATTTGCTCGGCTCATTCTATTTGATTTTTTATCTAAAATTTCCATTCGTAACTCACTTATTTTTTNNNNNNNNNNNNNNNNNNNNNNNNNNNNNNNNNNNNNNNNNNNNNNNNNNNNNNNNNNNNNNNNNNNNNNNNNNNNNNNNNNNNNNNNNNNNNNNNNNNNNNNNNNNNNNNNNNNNNNNNNNNNNNNNNNNNNNNNNNNNNNNNNNNNNNNNNNNNNNNNNNNNNNNNNNNNNNNNNNNAGCGAATTCTTGATTTTTTATCGTTAAGAAATTTACTTAGTAACGAACTTATTTTTTACTTTTTATTAATTTGCAACAGCCCCTTTGAATAATTATTTTGTATTTTTTAATTTTTCATAAAACTTTGCTGTATCTATAATGAATCTTGTGTGAGATCCACTTCCTACAACAACTCCATCTTCTACAACTTCAACATCAAACACTAATCTTTTTCTATCTATTTCTTTTAAAACAGATAAAACTTTAACAGTTTTTCCAACTAAAGTCCCTTTTAAATGTTTAATATTTACTTCTGTTCCAACTGTTGTAAGCCCTTCTTCTAATTCTTGTTGTGCTAATCTTAAAGAAGCTTCTTCCATCCAAGCTATCATAACAGGAGTTGCTAATACTTCAACAGATCCTGAAGCAGCCTTAGCTGCAGTATCATTTTCTGTTACAACTCTGTCAATTTCATATTTTTTCCCAACTTCTAACATCTTTCAAACCCTCCTTCTTTTCCCTAGATTTTATAACAAAGTCAGCTATGTGTCAATTTTAATTTCATTTTATTATACAGAGAAGAGATCCTGATTTCAAAGTCACTCTAGCTTCTTTCTTTTCAATGATATTACTTACACATCTTGTTTCACCTTTTTTTAAATCTAAATTTTCAACATCATATTTAAAACCTTTTAAAGTTAAATCTTTAACTTTATCAGAAAATATAATAAAAGAAATTTTTTTATTTTTCATATTATAGAACTCATAAGATTTATTAATTTTAAATATTTTTTCTTTTTGAGTAATAAAAATTAAATTTGAATATCTATTTAATAAATTTATATTTGTAAGCTCATGATCAATGCTTCCACCTAAAGCTGCTATTGTATAAATCTTATCATATTTCTTTTCAATTTCATTTAAAACAAGTTCACTATCTGTATAATCTTTTTCAACTTTAAATTTAATAAATTTTACATTTTTTTTAATATAAAAGTCTCTAACTTCATCTTTAATAGAATCTAAATCTCCATATATTTCTTTTGGTATTAAATTTAATTGATAAACAATATTTGCTCCACCATCAGCACAATAAATATCTCCCTCTTGTTTTTCAATTAAATTAGAATAAAACTTTTTACTTCCTTTTAATTGACCATTGAAAAACAGATAAGCAATTTTCATTAATCATCATCCCTTGATGTTTCAACAACAATAAATACTGGAATATGATCAGATATAATTTTTCTCATAAGTTGTGGATCTTTTTCTGAGAAATCTAAAGCTCCACTAGAACCTGTAAATTCTGTTGTATATTTTTGGCTAAAGAAGAAGTTATCATAAGAGTTAGCTCTTCCTTTAGTTCCTATGGTTGTCTTTATTGCAGGATCTATAGCATAAGTAATTTTATCTTTATGTTTGTACATTGGTCTAAATGATTCATCTAACGCATATAAATTAAAGTCTCCTGCTATTAAAATATCATTTTCTTTTCTATCTTTATCTTGGAAATAATCATATACTTCAACCATTTTAAAGTTTTCAGCTTTTCTTTGAGATTCATTATTACCATAAATTGTATGAACTAAAACTAAAGTAAAATCAAAATTATCTATTTTAAATGTAGCTCCATAAGGTTCTCTTAAAAGTGAACTCTTTCCATCTTTATAAAAACCTTCAGATTTTACAAATTTAACCTTATCTTTTTTATATACATAACCAAAATACTCTTTATACTTTGATGAACCTACACCAAAAGGTGAAATATGATAATCCCATGTATTAGGACTTTGTCTATTTAATTCATCAACTAAATCCTCAATTCCTTCTTTATTAATGACTTCAACTAAACCTACTAAATCAAAACCTTGTAAAAGTTTTGCTGTTTGAACCATATCTTTTTCAGCAGCTCCTAGTCTTAAAATATTAAAACTTGCTATATAGGCTTCCTCTGCTGAACTCATAGTAGAAAACATAGTAAAAATCATAAGTATACTAGCAACAAATACTGCTAATTTCTTTTTTAAATTAATATTTTCTCTCACTCTACTTCACTCCTTAAATAATTACTTTTTTTAAATCTATAGATATTATACAGTGTTTTTTCTAATTTTAAAAGATACTATTCAAATCTAAAATATCTTTTTTTTAAAGTCAACTAAAAAAAGATACATTTTTTTTAAAAAATATGTTACAATTTAGGTATAATTTTTTTTAGTAGGTGAATAGTATGATAGCGGCATTTTTTGATATAGATGGTACAATATATAGAAATGCTTTACTTGTTGAACATTTTAAAAAGATGATAAAATATGAACTTTTTCAAGATGTTCAATATAGATTAAAGGTAGAAGAAGCATATCAACTTTGGGATACAAGAAAAGGTGATTATGATGATTATCTACTTGATCTAGCTCAATTATATGTTGTTGCCATAAAAGGTTTATCTCTTAAATATAATGACTTTATATCTGATCAAGTTTTATTATTAAAGGGAAATAGAGTCTACACATATACAAGAGAAATGATTGAATGGCATAAAAAACAAGGGCATAAAGTTTTTTTCATATCAGGAAGTCCTTCATTTCTAGTTTCAAGAATGGCTAAGAAGATGGGAGTTGATGATTTTTGTGGTTCCATTTATGAAATTGATGAAAAAACTCAAACATTTTCAGGTAAAATAACTAAACCTATGTGGGATTCAATTCATAAACAAGAAGCAATAGAAGATTTTATTAAAAAATATGATATTGATTTATCAAAAAGCTATGCTTATGGAGATACTAATGGTGACTACTCAATGTTATCTTCAGTAGGTAATCCTAGGGCAATTAATCCAAGTAAAGAACTCATAAAGAAAATTAAAGATGATGAAAATTTAAGATCAAAGATCCAAATTATAATTGAAAGGAAAAATGTTATTTATAAATTAGATTCAAATGTAGAATTAATTGAATTTTAGAAAATTAACAGTGAGGAGAGTAACATAATGAAAATTAAGAATGAAGTTAGATACGCTTTACAAATTGTCTATTATCTTACTTTACATAGAGATAAGGATATTATTTCATCAAATGAAATATCAGCAGAAGAAAATATCCCAAGATTATTTTGTCTACGTATAATTAAAAAATTGGAAAAAGCAGGGGTTGTAAAAATATTTAGAGGTGCAAAAGGTGGATATGTTCTAACAAGAGATCCTAAAAGACTTACTTTTAGGGATATCATAGAAATCATAGATGATGATATTGTATTACAACCTTGTATAGACAGTGCAACAATTTGTTCTACTAGAGGTGCAAATTGTTCAATTAGACTTGCACTTAAGAAAATCCAAAATGAATTATTAGATGATTTTGATAAAATCAATTTTCATGATTTGGTTGAAAATAATACTGGACTACAAATTTAAAATTTTTGATTTTAGCTTTAATGGGTAAATATGGATATTGAATTTGAAAATAATTTTTATACCAATGATGAAATGTTAAAAGAATATGTGAATAAGGTTTTATCTAAATATGTAAGAAGAATTTTTTTTAGTGTATATATTAATATTTCTTTTTATAGTGAAAAATGGAATTTTAAAAAGGACAGCTAAGAGCATTCATAATGACCAAAGTTATCCAACTCTTGTGCAATTTGGAAATAATATATTTATGCAAGAAGGAAAATTTTCAATAGAACTAGATTATTCAAAAATTATAAAAATATATTATTTAAAATATTCTTATCTCCTAATGTTCACTAATTCAAATGGAATTATGGTAAAATATGACAGTTTTACAAAAGGAAATTTTGAAGATTTTAAAGAATTTATAAAAGAAAACTGCAAAAAAGCTAAAATAATTGTTAAAAATAAAAACTATATATTTGGACTATAAAAAGTGCTGTTACAAATTGATGATTTTTATCATTAATTCGTGACAGCTCTTTTCTTTTTCTATTTTTTTATTATATTTAAAACCTTTTCCATAGTATCAGCAAAATTACTACTCAAAACTAAAGAAGCTTCTCCATCATATTGAGTACTTTCATTATTAATAATAACTAGATTTTTTCCTCTAAAATACCTTAAATAATATGCAGCAGGATAAACTGTTAAACTTGTACCT encodes:
- the pyrR gene encoding bifunctional pyr operon transcriptional regulator/uracil phosphoribosyltransferase PyrR translates to MKILLDENGIQRSITRISYEIIERNKTVDDIVLVGIKSRGDILAERIKQKLMELENINVPLETIDITYYRDDIDRKNFDLDIKNTEFKTNLTGKVVVIVDDVLYTGRTIRAGLDAILSKSRPAKIQLACLIDRGHRELPIRADFIGKNIPTSHSENIEVYLKELDGREEVVIL
- the carA gene encoding glutamine-hydrolyzing carbamoyl-phosphate synthase small subunit — encoded protein: MYNRQLILEDGTVYKGYAFGADVENVGEVVFNTSMTGYQEILSDPSYNGQIVTLTYPLIGNYGINRDDFESMKPCIKGMIVKEVCTTPSNFRSEKTLDEALKEFGIPGIYGIDTRALTRKLRSKGVVKGCLVSIDKNVDEVVAELKKTVLPTNQIEQVSSKSISPALGRGRRVVLVDLGMKIGIVRELVSRGCDVIVVPYNTTAEEVLRLEPDGVMLTNGPGDPEDAKESIEMIKGIIDKVTIFGICMGHQLVSLACGAKTYKLKFGHRGGNHPVKNILTGRVDITSQNHGYAVDIDSLKDTDLELTHIAINDRSCEGVRHKKYPVFTVQFHPEAAAGPHDTSYLFDEFIKNIDKNMK
- a CDS encoding thioesterase family protein, with protein sequence MLEVGKKYEIDRVVTENDTAAKAASGSVEVLATPVMIAWMEEASLRLAQQELEEGLTTVGTEVNIKHLKGTLVGKTVKVLSVLKEIDRKRLVFDVEVVEDGVVVGSGSHTRFIIDTAKFYEKLKNTK
- a CDS encoding endonuclease/exonuclease/phosphatase family protein; translated protein: MIFTMFSTMSSAEEAYIASFNILRLGAAEKDMVQTAKLLQGFDLVGLVEVINKEGIEDLVDELNRQSPNTWDYHISPFGVGSSKYKEYFGYVYKKDKVKFVKSEGFYKDGKSSLLREPYGATFKIDNFDFTLVLVHTIYGNNESQRKAENFKMVEVYDYFQDKDRKENDILIAGDFNLYALDESFRPMYKHKDKITYAIDPAIKTTIGTKGRANSYDNFFFSQKYTTEFTGSSGALDFSEKDPQLMRKIISDHIPVFIVVETSRDDD
- a CDS encoding dihydroorotase, with product MLLKNCKILKNGKFKKVDILIKDDKIEKISENINIIDENTIDVKNRFVTAGFIDAHVHWREPGFSKKETVYTASRAAARGGFTTVMTMPNLNPVPDSVETLNKQLEIIEKDSVIRAIPYGAITKEEYGRELSDMEDIADKVFAFTDDGRGVQSANVMYEAMLMGSKLNKAIVAHCEDNSLIRGGAMHEGKRSAELGIKGIPSICESTQIARDILLAEAADCHYHVCHISAKESVRAVREGKKNNIRVTCEVTPHHLLSCDEDIKEDNGMWKMNPPLRGREDRDALIVGILDGTIDIIATDHAPHTMEEKIRGIEKSSFGIVGSETAFAQLYTKFVKTDIFSLELLVKLMSENVAKIFDLPYGKLEENSFADIVVIDLEKEMTIKPEEFLSKGKNTPYANEKVSGIPVLTISNGKVAYVNKEEINL
- the carB gene encoding carbamoyl-phosphate synthase large subunit, which encodes MPKRKDIKTILVIGSGPIIIGQAAEFDYAGTQACLSLREEGYEVILVNSNPATIMTDKEIADKVYIEPLTVEFLSKIIRKERPDALLPTLGGQVALNLAVSLHESGVLDECGVEILGTKLTSIKQAEDRELFRDLMNELNEPVPDSAIVHTLEEAEKFVKEIGYPVIVRPAFTMGGTGGGICYNDEDLQEIVPNGLNYSPVHQCLLEKSIAGYKEIEYEVMRDSNDTAIVVCNMENIDPVGIHTGDSIVVAPCLTLTDRENHMLRDVSLKIIRALKIEGGCNVQIALDPDSFKYYIIEVNPRVSRSSALASKATGYPIAKIAAKIAVGMTLDEIINPVTNSSYACFEPAIDYVVTKIPRFPFDKFGDGDRYLGTQMKATGEVMAIGRTLEESLLKAIRSLEYGVHHLGLPNGEEFSLEKIIKRIKLAGDERLFFIGEALRRNVSIEEIHEYTKIDLFFLNKMKNIIDLEHLLKDNKGNIELLRKVKTFGFSDRVIAHRWGMTEAEITELRHKHNIRPVYKMVDTCAAEFDSNTPYFYSTYEFENESTRSDKEKIVVLGSGPIRIGQGIEFDYATVHAIMAIKKLGYEAIVINNNPETVSTDFSISDKLYFEPLTQEDVMEILDLEKPLGVVVQFGGQTAINLADKLVKNGIQILGSSLDSIDTAEDRDRFEKLLIELKIPQPLGKTAFDVETALKNANEIGYPVLVRPSYVLGGRAMEIVYNDEDLKKYMEKAVHINPEHPVLIDRYLIGKEIEVDAISDGENTFIPGIMEHIERAGVHSGDSISIYPPQSLSQKEIETLIDYTKKLASGLKVKGLINIQYVVSKGEIYVLEVNPRASRTVPFLSKVTGVPVANIAMQCILGKKLRDLGFTKDIADVGNFVSVKVPVFSFQKLKNVDTTLGPEMKSTGEVIGTDVNLEKALYKGLTAAGIKIKDYGRVLFTIDDKNKEAALNLAKGFSDVGFSIVATEGTGTYFEGHGLKVKKVGKIDNSDYSVLDAIQNGDVDIVINTTTKGKSSEKDGFKIRRKATEHGVICFTSLDTANALLRVIESMSFRVQSL
- a CDS encoding YcxB family protein; its protein translation is MYILIFLFIVKNGILKRTAKSIHNDQSYPTLVQFGNNIFMQEGKFSIELDYSKIIKIYYLKYSYLLMFTNSNGIMVKYDSFTKGNFEDFKEFIKENCKKAKIIVKNKNYIFGL
- a CDS encoding aspartate carbamoyltransferase catalytic subunit, whose amino-acid sequence is MKNLLSMEDLTNEEILSLVKRALELKKGAENKKRNDLFVANLFFENSTRTKKSFEVAEKKLNLNVVDFEVSTSSVQKGETLYDTCKTLEMIGVNMLVIRHSENEYYKQLENLKIPIINGGDGSGEHPSQCLLDIMTIYETYGKFEGLNIIIAGDIKNSRVARSNKKALTRLGAKVSFVAPEIWKDESLGEFVNFDDVIEKVDICMLLRVQHERHTDSKEKTEFSKENYHKNYGLTEERYKRLKEGAIIMHPAPVNRDVEIADSLVESEKSRIFEQMKNGMFMRQAILEYIIDKNNL
- a CDS encoding Rrf2 family transcriptional regulator; the encoded protein is MKIKNEVRYALQIVYYLTLHRDKDIISSNEISAEENIPRLFCLRIIKKLEKAGVVKIFRGAKGGYVLTRDPKRLTFRDIIEIIDDDIVLQPCIDSATICSTRGANCSIRLALKKIQNELLDDFDKINFHDLVENNTGLQI
- a CDS encoding HAD family hydrolase — its product is MIAAFFDIDGTIYRNALLVEHFKKMIKYELFQDVQYRLKVEEAYQLWDTRKGDYDDYLLDLAQLYVVAIKGLSLKYNDFISDQVLLLKGNRVYTYTREMIEWHKKQGHKVFFISGSPSFLVSRMAKKMGVDDFCGSIYEIDEKTQTFSGKITKPMWDSIHKQEAIEDFIKKYDIDLSKSYAYGDTNGDYSMLSSVGNPRAINPSKELIKKIKDDENLRSKIQIIIERKNVIYKLDSNVELIEF
- a CDS encoding thiamine diphosphokinase, which produces MKIAYLFFNGQLKGSKKFYSNLIEKQEGDIYCADGGANIVYQLNLIPKEIYGDLDSIKDEVRDFYIKKNVKFIKFKVEKDYTDSELVLNEIEKKYDKIYTIAALGGSIDHELTNINLLNRYSNLIFITQKEKIFKINKSYEFYNMKNKKISFIIFSDKVKDLTLKGFKYDVENLDLKKGETRCVSNIIEKKEARVTLKSGSLLCIIK